Part of the Scomber japonicus isolate fScoJap1 chromosome 2, fScoJap1.pri, whole genome shotgun sequence genome, GTggtttgagaaataaaactcCCAGAAGCCTCTTTGGGTTGTCAGAGGCCAAAAAACTGaggaacacaaacaaacaaacaaaacacatccaGTGTGAGTTTGTGGTGACATCTGTGAATAAAAACTTGAGTCCAGTAAGTGTCCGCTTTGTTTCTCTTCTGTACTCTGTGACACACACGGTGACAAATGGGTCAATGAACTGAATGGTTTATTTTGTCCATGTGGttaagtcaaatttaaaggggttaaaatatgaaaataaatgtatgaataacttgcccACATTCTTTTTTATGGACCCAGcataacatttctgtttttaatccattttattaTGGCTAAAATGACGTACAAAAAGTGGTGTAAGCATAAAACTTTCTACCAAATAATGAATCTTGCTTTAAAACACtacattttcaataaaacaccatgtaacctagtttggcatgattttagattataacttttttaaatattaaataaaggttatggaatataattgttctaaatattaaatttaatctggggaatcatgcaaatcaggaaccatttcaattttttttattatgtcattatttgtataagtacatgtaaatacactgtaggttgataaaatatgtaatatttatcattcttttgtggttacaccatttgacattttcaggagcattcagtcttacttttagtttaaaaaatggtgcaaatgtaatttcaaatgacacaaccattttaacaaacctgaggctgctttttaaacaattttgaagatatttttgaattgctcatcttgcaaactcttatttgtcactgacccataaacAGCAACAATACAAACCAACTGAGGAGATTTTGGTATCTTTTCATAGTCAcccaaataatcattttaatgtctctttttttaatgttctttgAAACTTTATATAAACTCTGAACCACAGGTAGGAACACATTTGAAGGTATGAGTGaagcaaatgttcaaataagtCAGAACTCGGTGTTACCCAAGCAACATAAGCACACTGCAGTACACCAGGGAACGCAAAGAACATTCATGTAACATATGCAGAGCCGAACACGTGAACACACATCGGCTGAAAAGGTTCAGGTCTGTTTTTGGGTTGGGGGGGTTGACAGGTCTGCAGGAGACGGTGAGGAAGAGGGGGGGTTGGTGGTGGTTAAGGTGGTGTGACACTGTTACATCCTATCAGAAAACGACTACTTAATTTGGGAGAACATCTGTTCCAGGCGacatacgtacacacacacacacacacacacacattactttgCATTCCCGGTGTGTCTCACAGGgccttttttctcttccagaCCAGACTGATggttataaaaacaaaacttcctGAATGTAAGGAGGGCATGCGTGCATATAACACATGTGTACAACTTTGTACACAGAAGCAGAACACTCTGTCCAAACCAGTCAAAGTTCATATGGATTAAGTTTCTTCTAAAGACAGCATTTGTTTTTCTGCTCAGCATCAAAAGTACAAACTGTGAATATCAATCAGGCCTGGTTTTggttttcatctttatttcagTCTCTGTCCTGAGATTTAATTTCATAattctttaatttaattggaATTGGTCTCTTATCACCGTACTTTAGTGTtataatttcattattttatggtaACTGTGACTTGGCTGCTGTAACAATGCAAAGGCCCACTAGGGTTGAAGTTATCGCTCACTAGTTTCCCCTTAAACctacagttcagttcagtccgGACATTGACTTCAAGATTTTTACCATTTATTGAAACGATATCTGGAACAAATCTGAGTAACAGCTGGACACAGACTATCCATGAGCCAAAATATCTTCTTTCTGGGAGCTGCCATCTTACTTATGTGAcctcatttggagccagagtctgcgCAGTAGAGTCGGTGGCAGGTTGACGGCCTGCGGGACACGCCACCTCAAAAGTCTGATGTCAGATGGAGGTTTGAGAATGGTTGTCACAGCTGCATCTTTTCAACAGTCTCATCTTGGCTTGCTCCAACTCTTTGAACCTATAGAGTATGAttgatttaatgaattaattaataacatttttattattgggTGATGTAAAGCACTATGCTCAGTCATTATGGACTTGGAGGACCATGCACATTAATAAAAGCCAGATCAAGAATTCAGCATATGGCTACAAACaagggttaaaagaaaaagaaaagccatttaaatcatttttacacTCAGATTGTTGGActttgtaaagtgtaaaataagtCTCAGATCAGATCACTTTGTCTTCTTGTCCGTGCTTTTGAGACAAAGCAAACCTGGTCACACTTTATTGTAATCAATGTATTATTACGAATCAATAAATATGATTACAGCTACAGTATGttatagtaataatatattatatattggcTATAATCGTTCATTAACTGTTAATACACCAGTTGTGGTTGCATCAAAAGATAGAAATGTTAACaaaactacattatagtgtgttatacaCCATTAAATTAGATGTCCTATGAATACTAAAAACTTAGGTTAAAATGCTTAGAGGTGCaacgattagtcaattaatcaagtAGTTATcaatttttaaattaatcaccaactattttgacaatCGATTAATCGCATGGAGTCTTTTGTTAGAAGAAATAAATGTCCAAACACTCTGATTACAGCTTCTaacatgtaaatattttctgatttcttaAGTCGTCTATGTCtgtaaactgaacatcttttGGTTGAGGATGTCTTCTCAAGCTGTGaaaaacagtgattgacatttttctgaCAACGACTTatcgattaattgagaaaataatcaacagatcaATTGATAATGAAACAAAGCTGAAGCTCTTAAAATAATGCTTAATACTTGAACATTGAACAACAAACTGCAGTTTTTGGACAATTGACATTGAGGTTTGCTGCTCAGCATTAATTACCAACTTTGCTTCTTAAAGTACATGTaatgaggtttttattttttatttttacaggaTCACAGATAAACTTTAACTCTTCTGCAAATAACTTCTGGCTGAAGTTTGACTCAGGACCCTcagtcctctcctcctcgtctcccCCTCATCAATAGTCAAAGAACCTCCTATGTGAGATTATATAATGTTTCACGAAGCTTTTTCACAACATTTGGCTTCATGTGTGTAACGTCCTTCAGCCTTaacccctctccccctcccccctcggCTCCCACAGACTCGTTGACCGCTTGcccacttcctcctccctgGGTTTAggcccccaccaccacctcccctccccctcccatgCGTCTCACCCATCACTTTTTTAGTTTTGTGAATATCACACAAGCCTCATgtggttgctgtgtgtgtgtgtgtgtgtgtgtgtgtgtgtgtgtgtgtgtgtgtgtgtgtgtgtgtgtgtggtttgaagGCGGAGTTAAAGCGAGAGGAGGAGTTTGACTCCTTCGGCTCACCTGCATAATACCTTCTTTGTGAGCTTAGGCTTTATAAAGTCACACTCAGATTCTCTACCCTTTGCACACCTTAACCCTCagtgcatacacacatatatactgacATCATCCCGTACCCAGATCCATCCATCACATACACCTAACAACACCATGAGAGCCAGCGTAAGAgtgatgctgctgctcctgGCAGCGACGGTTTGTGTGTCAAACgctcaaaacaacaacagcagcaacgacaacaaacagcagcagcagcgcagCATCTGGGATGAGCCAATCCGCTTCAGCACCAAGACCAAGGACTCCTGCACCATGGTGGTATCTGGAGCTGGGGACTATACTCGCCTGCGTGTCTCCTGCAAAGGTCCAAGCCAAGGCCAGAACCCAGGACGCTCCTACTACTGCGACTTCCAGGGCAAACCCAACCTGTGCCGTGCCTACAACCTCAACCCTCGCCACTTCTTCACCCAGATGATGTGGGACATGAGAAAGCTGAGCCACGCCTGCCAGGGGCCCAGAATCTACCGCCCACAGATGTGTAAGAAATACCCCGACGAGGCCCAGATGACCTTCCTGGCTTCTTGGCCCAAGACCACCACCCCCAAACCCTCCAAGCCCGTCCAGGAGCCACGCAAACCTTCAGTGCCTTCCCAGTCCAAGCCTGTCACTACTCCTAAACCTGTCAAGCCTCAGCCACAGCCCGCCAAGCCCCAGCAGCCAAACAAGGGCACACAGAGCAAGAAAACTACCCCTAAGCCTGGGAAGACCACTACTCGTCCCACAGAGCAGCCTGACTCCAAATCTTCCCGCATGGCCTCAGAGTACTGCTGGAAGAGCTTCCACGGCATCTGCAGCTACTTCATCAGCTGGTTCCAAAACTGAGACAACACTGCAGACACAGGTGAGTGACgtaaaaaggaggaggggggaagagggaGAGTGAAAAAGTTGGAATTAAAAGGGGGCAAAGACAGAAAATGGTAGTTTTTCTGTGAATGAGTTGAGGAAAACTATTACAAAATCAGAAAATAGAGGTAGAAGGAGTGATGACTTGCAAAAAATGGCAGATTTAACCTTATTCTAACCCTCAATGAATGATTAAGTCTGAGTTTACGGAGTAATAAAcgtttatttttgatttttagtATTAATGTTGGAGTTTAAAAGTTATGTGTGATGTGATTCTGAgtgctttgttgttgttgtttcaggttGGAAACAACAGCGACTCTTCTTGTCTATCTTTGACCTCTCCAGGATCTGTGTGGGAGCCACTGCGGGTCACTTTGGTCACCTTGTGATGTCCAACTCTCccctcgacacacacacacactgcagcatcaaACAAGCCGAGCATCTCCAGAAAACACTCGTGTGTACGTTTAGCGGATGACTGCATGTTCTGTCATgtggtgtaaaaatgtaatttatcaaCTCACAGCAAGGCAAAGGAAACTATGGGCAGGCATGTGATTCTGTTTGTATATGAGGTGATATTTTCCTCCTTGTGTCACATATAAAAATGCAGGGAAACTGTGAAAAGTGAGAAATTGTGAAggtaaaaaaaggaataaagtcAGAGTGGTGACCTCTCCTCTGTGTCgcttcttgtttctttctgcTGAGCTCAAACAAGCAGCGGTCTTCACACTCGTTTATTCAAAAGAGTCCTTGTTTCTTTTCAGCGCCGGCTGTAACAACACATCTGCTGCCGACCGAGGAAGTTGTTAAGAGTTCGAGTGAACCCAGACTGCCGTAAAGATAATACAGCTCAGTCACAGGAGGTGCCTGAGCAGACCTAAACACTTCTTTGTACGACCTGATGAATTGAGTCTTAAGAGCCACCGTGTGCAGGAACAGAGGCGGTCTGTGTGCAGGCCAAAGACGAAAGTGATCGTAGCACCAATGTTGttttccaccacacacacacgatggATGAATGGAAGCTGCAAATCACTTTTATAAAGCTTCAgtcattaatcaattagttgccaATTGTTAcattaatcaccaactattttaaTATGAGAAGTAATtttccaaattctctgattccagcttctcacatgtgaatatttttttgtttcttttgaagATATTTAAGGTTTTATCTTGGGGTTTGG contains:
- the fgfbp2b gene encoding fibroblast growth factor-binding protein 2b; this encodes MRASVRVMLLLLAATVCVSNAQNNNSSNDNKQQQQRSIWDEPIRFSTKTKDSCTMVVSGAGDYTRLRVSCKGPSQGQNPGRSYYCDFQGKPNLCRAYNLNPRHFFTQMMWDMRKLSHACQGPRIYRPQMCKKYPDEAQMTFLASWPKTTTPKPSKPVQEPRKPSVPSQSKPVTTPKPVKPQPQPAKPQQPNKGTQSKKTTPKPGKTTTRPTEQPDSKSSRMASEYCWKSFHGICSYFISWFQN